In a genomic window of Candidatus Poribacteria bacterium:
- the metK gene encoding methionine adenosyltransferase codes for MSKNFLFTSESVTEGHPDKIADQISDAVLDAILATDPMGRVGCETLVTTGLAVITGEITTTANYDDKQIARRVLADIGYTDIEYGFDAERSAVLSIIDKQSPDIAMGVNPGGAGDQGLMFGYACTETPELMPLPITLAHQLTRRLAKVRKDGILPFIRPDGKSQVTVEYADSKPKAVTAVVISSQHDPDVVDTHLQESIIEEVIKKIIPDNLRSADIKYHINPTGRFVTGGPQGDAGLTGRKIIVDTYGGMGRHGGGALSGKDPTKVDRSATYAARHVAKNLVAAGHAERCEIQIAYAIGRKDPLSVMVDTFGTGDDETLTKLVNTHFDLTPLGIIERLKLRQPIYRNTAAYGHFGREEPGFTWEETDYVEKLR; via the coding sequence TTGAGCAAAAATTTTCTGTTTACGTCCGAATCTGTCACTGAAGGACACCCGGACAAAATCGCAGACCAGATCTCTGATGCGGTGCTTGATGCTATACTTGCAACCGATCCAATGGGTAGAGTCGGCTGCGAGACTTTGGTTACAACCGGACTGGCTGTTATCACTGGCGAAATTACGACAACTGCAAACTACGACGATAAGCAAATTGCCCGACGTGTACTTGCCGATATCGGGTACACCGATATCGAATACGGTTTTGATGCTGAACGCAGTGCTGTGTTGAGCATCATTGATAAGCAGTCTCCCGATATTGCAATGGGTGTGAACCCAGGTGGAGCGGGTGACCAGGGCTTGATGTTTGGATACGCATGCACCGAAACACCCGAATTAATGCCATTGCCTATTACGCTCGCTCACCAATTAACGCGACGCTTGGCAAAAGTTCGTAAGGATGGCATCCTTCCCTTTATTCGTCCCGACGGAAAATCGCAAGTAACTGTTGAATACGCAGATAGCAAACCTAAGGCTGTTACTGCAGTTGTGATTTCTTCACAGCACGACCCTGATGTTGTGGACACCCATCTCCAAGAATCAATTATTGAAGAGGTTATCAAAAAAATTATTCCTGACAATCTCCGAAGTGCGGACATTAAATACCATATCAATCCAACTGGACGTTTTGTAACAGGGGGACCGCAAGGTGATGCCGGGTTGACTGGTCGAAAAATTATTGTCGATACGTATGGCGGCATGGGGCGGCACGGTGGGGGTGCGCTCTCTGGAAAGGATCCGACCAAAGTAGATCGAAGTGCGACTTATGCAGCGCGACACGTTGCTAAAAATCTTGTTGCTGCTGGACACGCCGAGCGCTGTGAAATTCAAATCGCTTATGCGATTGGGAGAAAAGATCCGCTCTCTGTTATGGTGGATACTTTTGGCACAGGTGATGATGAAACTCTTACCAAACTTGTTAACACGCATTTCGATTTAACCCCGTTGGGTATTATTGAACGGTTGAAATTGCGTCAGCCTATCTATCGAAATACTGCTGCATACGGACATTTCGGACGCGAAGAACCGGGTTTTACTTGGGAAGAAACCGATTACGTCGAAAAACTCCGATAG
- a CDS encoding response regulator, translating to MNPETKPEAQEVSKILVVDDEPRNVRILQIHLNAQGYTVYTAEDGVEALDVVEKDAPDLILLDINMPKMDGFEVVKRIRANKATEFIPIVMITALRDTRENRIKSIEAGADDFIEKPFDSLEVLARVRSLLRIKEYQDTLAKHNARLEEELQMARSIQEILIPQNGVQELSGFRIASRCCPEMAVGGDFFDVWEIVPNRLGVFISDVMGHGVSAAFVTVFIKTILAEFQELIEDNPGYLLEILNTRFNDLISSRLFMFATAFCGIIDLGKEELVCANAGHSFPLLYDGHQQTCYAIGDKNTGNGLGIWRESVYEIVRYPFGPLSKIFLYTDGVYEAKSPQGVEFTIERLQKLVSECAAQPAAKLIVSVSEAVDTFTANCPKDDDLTLLAIEAAG from the coding sequence ATGAATCCTGAAACGAAACCCGAAGCACAAGAGGTCTCAAAGATTCTTGTCGTTGACGATGAGCCGAGGAATGTGAGAATTCTGCAAATTCATCTCAATGCACAAGGGTACACTGTCTACACAGCTGAGGACGGTGTTGAGGCACTTGATGTTGTTGAAAAAGACGCTCCGGATCTCATTTTATTAGATATTAATATGCCTAAGATGGATGGTTTTGAGGTCGTCAAGCGAATCCGTGCCAACAAGGCTACTGAATTTATTCCAATTGTGATGATAACTGCGCTCCGCGACACACGCGAAAATCGGATTAAATCTATTGAGGCGGGGGCAGATGATTTTATTGAAAAACCTTTTGATAGCTTGGAGGTCCTGGCGCGGGTTCGTTCTCTCTTGCGGATTAAGGAGTATCAGGATACACTTGCGAAACATAATGCCCGATTGGAAGAAGAGCTCCAAATGGCACGGAGTATTCAGGAGATTCTGATTCCTCAGAATGGTGTCCAAGAATTATCTGGATTTCGGATCGCTTCTCGGTGCTGTCCGGAAATGGCGGTTGGTGGTGACTTCTTTGATGTCTGGGAGATCGTCCCAAATCGACTCGGTGTCTTTATCTCTGATGTTATGGGGCATGGTGTTTCAGCGGCTTTTGTAACTGTCTTTATTAAAACGATTCTGGCGGAGTTTCAAGAGCTGATTGAAGATAATCCGGGCTACCTTCTTGAAATACTAAATACTCGGTTCAACGATTTGATTAGTTCTCGGTTGTTTATGTTTGCAACGGCGTTTTGTGGCATCATTGATCTTGGTAAAGAGGAACTTGTTTGTGCAAATGCTGGGCATTCTTTTCCCCTTTTGTACGATGGACATCAGCAGACTTGTTACGCTATCGGAGATAAGAACACCGGAAATGGATTAGGTATCTGGCGAGAATCGGTTTATGAGATTGTTCGCTATCCGTTTGGTCCCTTGAGCAAAATCTTTCTCTATACCGATGGGGTTTATGAAGCTAAAAGTCCGCAAGGCGTAGAATTTACAATAGAGCGTCTTCAAAAATTGGTAAGCGAGTGTGCCGCTCAACCTGCAGCAAAGCTTATTGTTAGCGTCTCGGAGGCGGTTGACACCTTCACAGCCAACTGCCCAAAAGACGATGATCTAACACTCCTTGCTATTGAAGCAGCAGGATGA
- a CDS encoding ATP-binding protein produces the protein MAKADIKLKIPSAVFYIEPVRAFIGNLAQSLGFPRKRVADIQLVLDEVCTNAVHHGSSNTAVGIKLRIGIDAHALEILVRDTGSGDAEGKNWLTHERLSEIEANRSPSSESGHGIFIAKSLSDTHEMQSNEAGGTDVRVVFYLLKSSNTGL, from the coding sequence ATGGCGAAAGCAGATATTAAACTTAAGATTCCGAGTGCTGTCTTTTATATTGAACCCGTTCGGGCGTTCATTGGGAACCTTGCACAAAGCCTCGGGTTCCCCAGAAAACGCGTCGCAGACATTCAACTCGTGCTTGACGAAGTTTGTACCAACGCAGTACATCACGGCTCATCTAACACCGCAGTCGGCATCAAATTACGAATAGGAATTGATGCTCATGCCCTTGAAATTTTAGTGAGAGATACCGGATCGGGAGATGCCGAGGGAAAAAATTGGCTAACACATGAAAGGCTATCGGAAATCGAGGCGAACCGCTCGCCGAGCAGCGAAAGTGGACACGGCATCTTTATTGCAAAATCGCTCTCAGATACTCATGAAATGCAATCCAATGAAGCCGGGGGTACAGATGTTCGTGTTGTCTTCTACCTTTTAAAATCAAGCAATACCGGGCTTTAA
- a CDS encoding BrnT family toxin: MSVQRRFSWDPRKNQINIVKHHVSFSKAAKIFDGPRLEKEDTRRDYGEKRMLALGRSEGRILRVVYTRRSSSIRIISARKANTHERAEYIRRIQSF; encoded by the coding sequence ATGTCGGTACAACGGCGATTTTCTTGGGATCCGAGAAAAAACCAAATTAACATTGTAAAACACCACGTCAGTTTTTCCAAAGCAGCAAAAATCTTTGATGGACCACGTCTGGAAAAAGAAGACACCCGTAGAGACTATGGCGAAAAACGGATGCTTGCCCTGGGGCGAAGTGAAGGGCGAATTCTTCGCGTCGTCTATACACGACGGAGTTCGAGTATCCGAATCATTTCAGCGAGGAAGGCAAACACTCATGAAAGAGCAGAATATATACGTCGAATACAGTCGTTCTGA
- a CDS encoding response regulator, translating into MKTLNASPVEDQTETPKRILVIEDQELNRKVVRIVLQSKGYTVIEATDAVEAIASLENAIPQLILMDIALPGQSGEELARRIKANLAWVDIPIIALTAAAMSGDKERILKAGCDDYLSKPIDIKVLVERIETHLKRTEG; encoded by the coding sequence GTGAAAACCTTAAACGCATCTCCGGTAGAGGATCAGACAGAAACACCCAAACGGATCTTGGTAATTGAAGATCAAGAGTTGAATCGTAAGGTTGTGCGGATTGTACTACAGTCAAAAGGCTATACGGTTATCGAAGCGACTGATGCTGTTGAAGCAATCGCCAGTTTAGAAAATGCGATTCCTCAACTCATCCTCATGGATATTGCGTTACCCGGACAAAGCGGTGAAGAATTAGCACGGAGAATTAAAGCGAATCTTGCCTGGGTAGATATACCAATTATTGCGTTAACAGCTGCGGCGATGTCTGGTGATAAAGAACGCATTCTCAAAGCTGGCTGCGATGATTATCTCAGTAAACCTATTGACATCAAGGTACTGGTGGAACGCATAGAAACTCACCTTAAAAGGACAGAGGGATGA
- a CDS encoding STAS domain-containing protein produces the protein MDSTQLMKLRESSGIKIIEIKTDLSSYAASDLRKVLEGLLVEKVDRVVVNLSEVSHINSTAVGALVGVAKRLRQSGGDLKICALADNLTRTFNLIGASSVLEIYESENSALAAF, from the coding sequence ATGGACTCAACCCAATTAATGAAACTCCGTGAGAGCTCCGGTATTAAAATCATTGAGATAAAAACAGACTTGAGCAGTTACGCAGCATCTGATTTACGGAAGGTACTCGAAGGCCTATTGGTGGAGAAAGTCGATAGAGTTGTTGTCAACCTCAGTGAGGTAAGTCATATCAACAGTACTGCCGTGGGTGCCCTTGTAGGTGTTGCCAAGCGCCTCCGTCAGAGCGGCGGGGACCTTAAAATTTGTGCGCTTGCTGACAACCTAACGCGCACCTTCAACCTCATCGGTGCTTCCAGTGTCCTTGAAATCTACGAATCAGAAAACAGTGCACTCGCTGCATTTTAA
- a CDS encoding BrnA antitoxin family protein translates to MKEQNIYVEYSRSEIDAKSDEKEWSRFDALTDAEIDAAAASDENDPKTDAVFWKDATVAMPENIITIDQDLLAWFKAHAPDYETQINRILRAYVEGNADT, encoded by the coding sequence ATGAAAGAGCAGAATATATACGTCGAATACAGTCGTTCTGAAATAGACGCGAAGTCGGATGAGAAAGAGTGGAGTCGCTTTGATGCTCTAACGGATGCAGAGATTGATGCCGCTGCAGCGTCTGATGAGAATGATCCCAAAACGGATGCAGTCTTCTGGAAAGATGCAACTGTGGCAATGCCAGAAAATATTATCACTATTGATCAGGACCTGTTAGCGTGGTTCAAAGCACATGCCCCGGACTATGAAACACAGATTAACAGGATCCTCCGGGCATACGTTGAGGGGAACGCTGACACTTAG
- a CDS encoding 30S ribosomal protein S1 produces MNNEQANTNTSTVDVEEEKHSTESSVEVNQDAASETETPEAVQAASTTDAEAEVHEEALSSEVETTAADTDSEQAASTDEASPEQADETGPEEVVDTTLSEADGEQTAELTDEVTSEETMEEVVSEADTDQTDGTETEEVAVTVPASEADGEQAAELTDDSASQEEAAVSEEPLEPMSAESLEEAYDNSIKAFTDGEIVKGVVVDVTRDEVMIDIGFKSEGYIPAAEFDTGENDLPAVQVGDEIDVYIVRREDAEGQIVLSKKIADQTLIWDEIATAHETGAPVAGRITERIKGGLRVTIGSLRGFLPASQVELRPIQNLEQYVGQTLDMIVISLSKRRHNIVLSRRACLEAELAQKRSEVLSTLEEGQLIKGVVKNITAFGAFVDLGGVDGLLHKTDMAWRRIHHPSDVVSVGEEIEVQVIGINPENEKISLGLKQKTQDPWENIEEKYPIGSTVRGVVVNIVNYGAFLQLEEGVEGLIHVSEMAWTRRNVAPSRIVNKGDEIEAVVLEISREDKRISLGLKQLQQNPWELLEERAPVGSKITGRVRNLTNFGVFVEIEPGIDGLIHTSDLSWTKRGAANEALKEGSEIEVVVLQIDAAERRVSLGLKQTQPDPWEEVPEKYKVGSTVRGTIVNLTSFGAFTKLEEGIEGLIHISELADRRIEKPEEVVSVGDELDLKVINLFPKERRIGLSLKALVAEQERASAPEEERSTGSERRSEQPSRSRRERPSRRQMPAHEETVTTLGTLLKEEMGRSNLESSENAESSESVENPENVESSTDTENSEN; encoded by the coding sequence ATGAACAACGAACAGGCAAATACAAACACATCTACTGTTGATGTGGAAGAAGAGAAGCACTCGACTGAAAGTTCGGTTGAAGTAAATCAGGACGCAGCAAGCGAGACAGAAACTCCAGAAGCTGTGCAGGCAGCTTCAACAACCGATGCAGAGGCTGAGGTGCATGAGGAAGCCCTAAGCAGTGAAGTGGAAACGACTGCAGCGGATACGGATTCTGAACAGGCGGCATCTACCGATGAAGCCTCGCCTGAACAGGCAGATGAGACCGGACCTGAGGAAGTAGTGGACACGACTCTTAGTGAGGCTGATGGTGAGCAAACAGCTGAACTTACTGATGAAGTCACATCTGAGGAGACGATGGAAGAGGTTGTTAGCGAGGCTGATACTGATCAGACAGATGGAACTGAAACTGAAGAGGTAGCGGTGACGGTTCCTGCCAGTGAGGCTGATGGTGAGCAAGCGGCTGAACTTACCGATGACAGTGCCTCCCAAGAGGAAGCAGCGGTCTCCGAGGAACCCTTGGAGCCGATGAGTGCTGAATCGCTTGAAGAGGCTTACGACAATTCGATCAAGGCATTTACCGATGGTGAGATTGTTAAAGGTGTCGTTGTGGATGTTACCCGCGATGAGGTAATGATCGATATAGGCTTTAAGTCGGAAGGCTACATTCCGGCAGCGGAGTTTGATACTGGAGAAAATGATTTACCCGCTGTACAGGTTGGCGATGAAATCGATGTCTATATTGTTCGGCGTGAGGATGCGGAAGGACAAATCGTTCTTTCAAAGAAAATAGCTGACCAGACCCTCATTTGGGATGAGATTGCAACTGCCCATGAGACTGGCGCACCTGTGGCAGGTCGTATCACGGAAAGAATTAAGGGTGGTTTACGGGTGACGATCGGCTCCCTACGCGGATTTTTACCGGCTTCACAAGTTGAATTACGCCCTATTCAGAACCTTGAACAATATGTCGGTCAGACGCTTGACATGATAGTTATTAGTCTGAGCAAGCGGCGGCATAACATCGTTTTATCTCGTCGTGCGTGCTTAGAGGCGGAACTGGCACAAAAGCGTTCGGAAGTTCTCAGCACGCTTGAGGAGGGGCAACTGATCAAGGGCGTGGTGAAGAATATTACCGCTTTTGGTGCCTTTGTGGATTTAGGCGGTGTTGACGGGTTACTCCATAAAACGGATATGGCCTGGAGACGCATCCATCACCCTTCTGATGTTGTTTCAGTTGGTGAAGAGATTGAAGTTCAGGTCATCGGTATCAATCCAGAAAACGAGAAAATCTCGTTGGGCTTGAAACAAAAAACGCAGGATCCATGGGAAAATATTGAGGAGAAGTACCCAATTGGCTCTACGGTTCGCGGGGTGGTTGTGAATATTGTCAACTATGGGGCATTTTTGCAACTTGAAGAGGGCGTAGAGGGTCTGATTCATGTCTCTGAAATGGCATGGACGCGCCGCAACGTAGCACCATCGAGGATCGTCAACAAAGGCGATGAGATTGAAGCGGTCGTGCTTGAAATTTCAAGAGAAGATAAACGCATCTCACTTGGACTCAAGCAGCTACAACAGAATCCTTGGGAGCTTTTAGAGGAGCGTGCCCCCGTAGGCAGCAAAATTACCGGACGTGTCCGGAATTTAACAAATTTTGGTGTGTTTGTTGAAATTGAACCAGGAATCGACGGCTTAATTCATACCTCGGATCTCTCGTGGACGAAACGTGGTGCAGCAAACGAGGCTCTTAAAGAAGGTAGTGAAATTGAGGTGGTTGTGCTACAAATTGATGCTGCTGAACGCCGGGTCTCGTTGGGACTCAAGCAGACGCAGCCGGATCCTTGGGAGGAAGTCCCAGAGAAATATAAAGTCGGCTCTACAGTTCGAGGCACAATCGTCAATCTTACCAGCTTCGGGGCGTTCACAAAACTTGAGGAGGGCATAGAGGGCCTAATTCATATCTCTGAACTGGCAGATCGGCGGATTGAAAAGCCGGAAGAGGTTGTTTCCGTCGGAGACGAGTTGGACTTAAAAGTGATTAACCTATTTCCAAAGGAACGGCGTATTGGGCTTAGCCTGAAAGCACTCGTTGCTGAGCAAGAGCGCGCATCAGCCCCTGAAGAGGAGCGATCAACTGGAAGTGAAAGGCGGTCTGAGCAACCGTCTCGCTCACGACGGGAACGGCCATCGCGACGCCAAATGCCAGCACACGAGGAAACTGTCACGACATTAGGGACGCTGCTTAAAGAGGAAATGGGTAGATCAAATCTTGAGAGTTCTGAGAACGCTGAGAGTTCCGAAAGCGTTGAAAATCCTGAGAACGTTGAGAGTTCTACAGACACTGAGAACTCCGAGAATTAA
- the ahcY gene encoding adenosylhomocysteinase, with amino-acid sequence MNYDIKTTELAAAGKQRIDWANRFMPVLSSIRARFKNERPLEGLKIAACLHVTTETANLMKTLKAGGAEAVVCASNPLSTQDDVAASLVVDEKIGVFAIDGVDTETYYKHIDAALDTQPAITMDDGADLVSRLHSEETNPSLIEQVVAGTEETTTGVIRLRSMAAEGVLRYPIIAVNDADTKHFFDNRYGTGQSTLDGIIRATNLLIAGATVVVAGYGWCGRGVASRARGLGANVIVTEVNPLRALEAVMDGFRVMPMLEAVQEADLIVTLTGDIHVLRKEHFEVMKDGAIIANSGHFDVEIDIPMLGKLSVDKGSARPYVDVYTLADGRKFYLVGEGRLVNLAAAEGHPASVMDMSFANQALSIEYIAKNHGSFENRVYDVPKSIDETVAELKLQAFGVEIDTLTPEQEAYLNSWEMGT; translated from the coding sequence ATGAACTACGATATTAAAACAACAGAACTCGCGGCGGCTGGAAAACAACGGATTGATTGGGCAAATCGGTTCATGCCAGTGCTGAGTTCTATCCGTGCACGGTTTAAAAATGAACGTCCCTTGGAAGGATTAAAAATAGCTGCATGCTTGCACGTTACAACTGAAACAGCTAACTTGATGAAGACGCTGAAGGCAGGCGGCGCGGAAGCGGTTGTCTGTGCATCAAATCCACTTAGCACTCAGGATGATGTTGCTGCATCTCTTGTTGTTGATGAGAAGATCGGCGTTTTCGCAATCGACGGCGTGGATACAGAGACGTATTATAAACACATTGATGCTGCTCTTGATACGCAGCCAGCAATCACTATGGACGATGGTGCAGATCTTGTCTCAAGACTCCACTCTGAAGAAACTAATCCATCGTTAATTGAGCAGGTCGTCGCTGGAACAGAAGAGACAACCACGGGAGTCATACGACTCAGAAGTATGGCAGCCGAAGGGGTCCTAAGATACCCCATTATTGCTGTCAACGATGCGGACACAAAACATTTTTTTGATAACCGATACGGTACGGGACAGAGTACCCTTGATGGTATTATCAGGGCGACGAACCTCCTGATTGCTGGGGCGACAGTTGTTGTGGCGGGCTATGGATGGTGCGGTAGAGGTGTCGCCAGTCGGGCGCGGGGTTTAGGCGCGAACGTCATCGTAACCGAAGTCAATCCATTGAGAGCATTGGAGGCGGTAATGGATGGATTCCGGGTCATGCCGATGCTGGAGGCAGTTCAAGAAGCGGATTTGATTGTGACACTTACAGGGGATATCCATGTCTTACGCAAAGAACATTTTGAAGTGATGAAAGATGGCGCAATTATCGCGAATTCTGGTCATTTTGATGTTGAAATTGATATCCCGATGCTTGGGAAATTGAGCGTTGATAAAGGAAGTGCGCGTCCCTATGTAGATGTGTATACACTCGCCGATGGAAGGAAATTCTACCTCGTCGGTGAAGGCAGGTTGGTGAATCTCGCTGCAGCAGAGGGTCATCCAGCCAGTGTTATGGACATGAGTTTTGCGAATCAAGCCTTATCTATTGAGTACATTGCTAAGAACCATGGTAGTTTTGAAAATCGCGTGTACGATGTCCCTAAGTCTATTGATGAGACTGTGGCAGAATTGAAGTTACAGGCGTTTGGTGTTGAGATTGATACACTCACGCCAGAGCAGGAGGCGTACCTCAACTCGTGGGAAATGGGAACTTAG
- a CDS encoding PAS domain S-box protein, whose product MKQLKNATRKRNVTEDTVELNSFFHISSDMFGYIRCDGSFVALNSAWQDTLGFTPPEIQNRQWDLLIHPADRQETLTKIEGVKTGEHERVTFENRFQCQDASYKWLRWHATKPPEEDRCYIVVNDITMQKQLEAKLRENETRFQQLAVKHTEESEFLHTLMANTPDHIYFKDTESRFVRINRSLADRFGLKNPAEAVLKTDFDFFTREHAQQAYQDEQTVIKSGTPIEAKQEKETWPNEQDTWVSTTKVPIRDREGRIKGTCGISRDITEYYRAQQAVQDSEAKWRSLVESAPDIISTMDLDCRLTFVNRLPANLGLGPQDVIGKSVFDFLAEEHHERLREACAQVIETGEVATYEVRGQMSGYWYASCLGPIKPEGRLVGFVMTSTDITDRKQAEIELQRSEERFRRAVLNAPLPIMIHSEDGEVLQISRAWTELTGYTHADIPTVAKWLEQTSNKEAEAIKGHLSQLYRSTERVAEGEYEIFTKSGEKQIWEFSSSLLGELPDNRRLGISMALNVTERIKTQKAMQQAKETAEYASRAKSDFLANMSHELRTPLNAIIGFAEILRDELVGSINPEQKECINDIHISGQHLLEMINDILDLSKIEAGKMVLHLEEFSIVEAVEEVNAIITALAVKKDLDLTLTYNQEGLIEADRIKFKQIFYNLLSNAVKFTPEGGKVTTQLEVNETELCAQVMDTGIGISEADQAKLFAPFTQIDTSKSRRYGGTGLGLALTQRLIALHGGGISVRSQEGKGSSFTLRIPLQHLKIEASNVFDEAI is encoded by the coding sequence ATGAAGCAGCTTAAGAACGCAACTCGCAAGCGCAACGTAACAGAAGACACCGTTGAACTTAATTCTTTTTTTCACATCTCTTCGGACATGTTTGGGTATATCCGTTGTGACGGTAGTTTCGTCGCGCTTAACTCAGCATGGCAAGACACCCTCGGATTTACCCCCCCAGAAATACAAAATCGGCAGTGGGATCTGTTGATACATCCGGCTGATAGACAGGAAACCCTCACTAAAATTGAAGGCGTAAAGACAGGGGAACATGAGCGCGTTACCTTTGAAAATCGCTTTCAGTGCCAGGACGCATCCTATAAGTGGTTGAGGTGGCACGCAACGAAGCCGCCTGAAGAGGATCGCTGCTATATCGTCGTCAATGATATCACGATGCAGAAGCAGTTGGAAGCGAAGTTGAGAGAAAACGAAACCCGTTTCCAGCAGCTGGCAGTGAAACATACCGAAGAAAGCGAATTCTTGCATACCCTGATGGCAAACACGCCTGATCACATCTATTTTAAGGATACAGAAAGCCGATTTGTCCGAATTAACCGCTCTTTGGCTGACCGATTTGGTTTGAAAAATCCGGCGGAGGCAGTACTAAAAACAGATTTTGATTTCTTTACGCGTGAACATGCTCAGCAAGCCTATCAAGATGAGCAGACTGTTATCAAATCTGGGACACCCATTGAGGCTAAACAGGAAAAAGAGACGTGGCCCAATGAGCAAGACACGTGGGTGTCAACGACGAAAGTCCCGATTCGCGATAGAGAGGGGCGTATTAAAGGAACGTGTGGTATCTCACGAGATATAACCGAATACTATCGCGCCCAACAAGCAGTTCAAGACTCTGAGGCGAAGTGGCGGTCTCTGGTTGAAAGTGCTCCGGATATTATCTCGACTATGGACTTGGATTGTCGTCTGACATTTGTCAATAGACTTCCGGCTAATCTCGGATTAGGACCACAAGATGTTATCGGAAAAAGTGTTTTTGATTTCCTTGCGGAGGAGCATCATGAACGGCTTAGGGAGGCTTGTGCACAGGTAATCGAAACTGGCGAGGTTGCCACCTATGAGGTCCGAGGACAGATGAGTGGATACTGGTACGCTTCGTGTCTGGGACCCATCAAGCCAGAGGGACGACTCGTAGGGTTCGTAATGACTTCGACGGATATAACTGATCGGAAGCAAGCGGAGATTGAATTGCAGCGTAGTGAGGAGCGCTTTCGGCGTGCTGTGTTGAATGCGCCGCTGCCAATTATGATCCACTCTGAGGATGGTGAAGTTCTACAGATTAGCCGAGCATGGACGGAATTAACTGGATATACCCACGCGGATATTCCAACGGTTGCAAAATGGCTTGAGCAAACGAGTAACAAAGAAGCTGAGGCAATCAAAGGGCATCTCTCACAGTTGTATCGTTCCACAGAACGGGTGGCGGAGGGAGAGTACGAAATTTTTACCAAGTCGGGTGAAAAGCAGATATGGGAATTTAGTTCGTCGTTGCTTGGGGAACTTCCGGACAACAGACGCTTAGGCATTAGTATGGCACTTAATGTTACCGAGCGGATAAAAACCCAAAAAGCGATGCAACAGGCGAAGGAGACTGCTGAATATGCAAGTCGCGCAAAAAGTGATTTTCTCGCGAATATGAGTCATGAATTGCGAACGCCGTTAAATGCTATCATCGGCTTTGCTGAAATTCTCAGAGATGAACTCGTTGGGAGTATCAACCCTGAACAGAAAGAGTGCATCAACGATATTCATATTAGCGGTCAACATTTACTGGAGATGATCAACGACATCCTTGATTTGTCAAAAATCGAAGCTGGAAAGATGGTGTTGCATCTCGAGGAATTCTCTATTGTTGAAGCAGTGGAAGAGGTAAATGCAATTATCACCGCGCTTGCTGTGAAAAAAGATTTGGACCTCACCTTGACCTATAATCAGGAGGGCCTAATTGAAGCCGATCGGATTAAATTTAAGCAAATCTTCTACAATTTGCTCTCCAATGCGGTAAAATTTACACCAGAGGGTGGAAAAGTTACAACGCAGTTGGAGGTCAATGAAACAGAGTTGTGTGCTCAAGTTATGGATACAGGGATAGGTATCTCCGAAGCCGATCAAGCTAAACTCTTCGCGCCATTTACGCAAATTGATACATCAAAATCCCGACGCTACGGAGGAACAGGGCTCGGTTTAGCATTGACACAAAGGCTTATCGCCTTGCATGGCGGTGGAATTAGTGTTAGAAGTCAGGAAGGTAAAGGAAGTAGTTTCACCCTGAGAATTCCACTGCAACACTTAAAAATTGAAGCCAGTAATGTGTTTGATGAAGCAATATAG